Part of the Montipora foliosa isolate CH-2021 chromosome 13, ASM3666993v2, whole genome shotgun sequence genome is shown below.
ACAGGACGGCTTCTGGATGGGTAAACACAAGTTCGTATCTCCCTTCCCTTAGCAAAGAAGAATTCGAATCGGCCAAATCCAACTCAACATCAtcactgttttctttctttttcacgTTGAGGATAGCGGCTTTGATACTTCCCTGATTGCTTCTCCTTATCTGATCTTGGATTAGAGCGTTCAACGGCGAAACCACAATAACAATCGGATGAATTGTTCcacaagattgaaatggcgcAGAGTTGACTTTACCGAAGAGCAGCACTGGCAATAGGTGAAAAATGATAGATTTCCCGTACCCCGTAGGCAAAACAGCCACCACGTCTCTACCAAGATAAATTGCTTCCAAACACTTTACTTGTTTTGGTTTGAGATTTACATTCCAATAGCTGCTCTCTGAAATCGCACGTTGAAGATTGCTGAAAAACATGGCGACCCTTGAAGCCTCGTTTTGGCTGTGACAACTTTTAGCGGCGACAATATTCGGAAAAGCAGATACCCCTCCCAAGGCGAAAAATTTGtttgggagacacgtgaccagagtgaaccagggtttCTCCTCAACGACAttaggaggcagagaagagaaaccctgggaacgaggttgcacaGGGCTCCGAAGTGGCAAAGTAAACTTGGAGAAAATGCGGCGATGCAAGTCTTTGAATGAAGCTGAAGATCCTTATGTTACTTTGGAATCCTTCActgattttgaaaacaaaacagacAGTGAAAATCCAGCCGTAATGTCACACCTACTTTGGCAGAAGGTAAAGATCTAACTTACTTTGGGGCCTAAATCGATCAAcgaaacccttgtaaaagagtTACCTAGGTGAAGGCTAAAAGCAAAGGAGCATTGCTCTATTTTCTTTTACAAGATAGAGTAATGAATTGCTATTTTCTTTGACAAAATAGAGTAATGAGTTATCTCGTATGCTGTGAAAGTAAGTTGGTCAGCACGGCATGGTTTACAGCAACTTTTTTGTTTGGATTTTTCTGCAATTAAGTCAAAAGATGTAGATAAGAGTCTCTGAAAACTTGAAGAGTACAATTGAAATCTAAgtcgttttttttgtttcgaaGCAAGTCATCTCTTATgggtagactgcaaaacagccgTATTTTTGCGTTGGACGAATGCGTCGTTTCAAGCGAAaggtcaacctcgttcccagggtctgggaacgaggttggcgaaaggtctggagcgagggTGAAAACGAAGAATGTGAGAGGCTCGCTTGGGAAGCGCGCGAGAATTCGAAAaccgactgttttgcagtctacttATGGGTGGAAGATCAGCCTTGGGTTGTTGATTCCAGTGAAGTAATGTCTACAAAATAACatcaattattttctttatttgtcaGGTGGTAATTGTCAAACTGTTTCAAAGTGATGTATTTGAGGTATTGCTAGAGTACCTTCACACTGGATCATGTGAGCCTGTGCCCAGTCTCCTCCCAGGGCTTCTGTCTGCTGCCCAGTACTATGAAGTTGAAGAGTTACAGCAACTTTGTGTTGGGAAGAtcaaacaagtcaacaacgtaCCCTAAGGTAACTTGGGCTTTGTGTTTCCCATTCAAATTTCCAATCTTTCTATATTTTTTCTCCACTTTTTCTGTATGCACGGTTGGGCAGCAATTAACTATGAGCACGTCAGAATGTTTTGTGTGATGTCATGGAGCTCAAATGAAGACGGGTTTGTTTGGTTTCTTAAACCAAGTTTTCCGTTCATTTTTTACAGAGCAAAAGAACTGGAGGATGGGATACCCATAAGTTATCATGTCGTGTGTCAATGGGCTTATGCCTCAAAGACACACAATTTCACTGGGACTCAATTACGCCAGCTTAAACGagacaagaaaataaaaaaccacACTTGACGAAAGCACGTTAATAGTATTTGTAAATCTGGAGCCTTTCGTTTGAAAGTTTGATCGTTTCAGGAGAAGTCGCACACGAGCCGCTGGGGTTCACACAACTGGAGCTTACCCTGCTTTCAAGTATGAGTGAAAGCTGCATTTCTACTCCGCCCTGGacgggatgctagtccatcgcaaggTTACCTGTGGTATGGCGGCGGtattcattaataaaaaatgggcAACTAGAGATAGTGTGGAGCAAAGTTTCTCAACAACACTTAGCGAGGCTGCAAACCAGCGACCGCCTCGCGCCAATCATTACACCACGGTGTCTGTTCGGTAGAAAATGAGGACCAAAGTGTATGAGCTTCACAGTAAAGCACGGTCAAACTTGCGTAGATGGCTCTTATTTCAGCGTAAAAATAATTCAAAAAAGGACAGACATAAGGAGAAACACGCTTATTTTTTATAAGCTGTGGAACAAACTTAGAAATAATGGCGTTGAGTGGAAAGAAGGaataaaaaaggaataaaataatGTGGGaacaaaacaaagtaaaacaaggaAGTATTATAAATGAAGGATTGCTTGGAGTAGTTATTTCCTTGGTACGTTCTTCCCTTTCAGACTTTACTAAATCTTTATTCCATTTTCGAAAGTTGCTCGAATGATCTAgtttagtacatactaaaacgtgagaaaatattgtaatagtttcaggaataaatgagttaaaatcatctttttgtgctgtattttcTCGCTGTTTTGTCAGTATTTGTGGCAAGTGATGGATGATATGCATTCACCACtatcacctccacttcggtgaatagttgctaattaaaTCATTATTTTCCCTTTTCCTGGGATGGTGTGATTTCATTCACCACAATTTTAATGTGGAATTCGGTAAGTAAAGGATGTGTGTTATCCATTGTAGTGAATTGTTCTTCAGTAACTTATTTTACTATCTGGTCAACTTATaagtacattttttttgttgtaattattattattattattattattattattattattattattatatatttttttgttgtatggCAAAATACTGTGATATAGCTTTTTTCCACTTACCGTCATgttctcttctctttttcctcttaaaaattTTGATTCTCTGCTTTCTCAAATCCAATAATACTCCACTGTTTTCGATTTCCatgagaaattgcaaacaatggttatgcaaaatttttgggAGATAAACAAGGTGCATTAAGGCCTCCACAGAGTACACATTTATTTGTGAACAACTATCTTTTATCGACAATAGAAAGCCGTCGACAACTATGTCCGAGAGAACTTGGGAAATAACATTAACTGCGCATGTTTGTAATGAAGGTTTTTATTGGttg
Proteins encoded:
- the LOC137982133 gene encoding probable ATP-dependent DNA helicase RecS isoform X2, translating into MFFSNLQRAISESSYWNVNLKPKQVKCLEAIYLGRDVVAVLPTGYGKSIIFHLLPVLLFGKVNSAPFQSCGTIHPIVIVVSPLNALIQDQIRRSNQGSIKAAILNVKKKENSDDVELDLADSNSSLLREGRYELVFTHPEAVLSCKEGLELLRSSPYQRSVQAIVIDEAHCILEWGDDFRKDYSHLGNLVY